The genomic stretch accccactctatgctatctctccggccccatatttgatttttttttttcaaaaataaaaattatcatgtcCAACAATTAGCTCAAGCACAGCGCTCCCCTAGGTGTTTTTAACAGGCAACCCCAGCCCCATGACTGGCTGGCTCCCTTCTGCACAGCCTGGGTTCATACAGGCTCAGGTTTTTTGCATCTGTGACCTGGCATTGGGCGGCAGCCTACACAGTGACCTGCTTCtctctcccccaaccccaccccctgTGACATGCCTTCTGCAGTGGGTAGTGAGAGCCCAAAGGAAGAACTTGACCGAACCAGCCTCCTCCGACCCAGCCGCTGCTGCCGCCACCGCCACCGCTGGTCCTTGTAAGTCCCAGCTCTTATGGTTATGGTTCTGCCCTTTTCAACCCCGCAGGATGCCAGGCTACCTCCCTCCTGCCTGTTCCCTCCCAGAGCAGCACTTGACACAGCTTCGAGCCTTGAGTGCAGAATGAGACCCCAGACCCACAGCTTGTCTGTCTGCACATTCATTGTTTAGGCAGTggtggctaacctttttgagcccgagtgcccaaactgctgcacaaaatcaaaagaatttcttcaaagtgccagcacatcaattaaaccttaattacaagattttagtatcacaCTTGCCTCCGGCCGCACCTCATATCGAAATAGCGGACCTTcccacatgccagctgcaaggccttcacgtgcCACAGCTGGCACTCGTGCCGTAGGTTCACCATCGCAGGTTTAAGAAGCCTTTAACTGGCAGAGTAAAACTAGATGAGGCGATTTCTGTTAAGGTGGATTTCACTTTTCTCATTTACTTCCTCACCCTCAACCAATTGCACTACAGCCCGTTTTCTTTTCTGTCTGTGCTGATCTGGGTCTGACTTGGAGGGAAGTTGGCAGAGATTCACTGCCAGAGTAGCAGAGCTCACAAGTCCTTAGCCCTGAGCTCACTCCTGGGTACACaagtgagacacacacacacacacacacacacacacacacacacacacacgaatgtgCCGCTCTGGACTGGCGCATCGTGGCTGTGCTGTGGAAGACACCTGCACACTGCATCTCCTAAAAGGGCAGACACCCGTGCCCACAGGATTTCACCTACTTAAGAGCAAACAAGGACAAAGTGACCAAATCAGTGAGGGCACTTTAGGTTTAGGACATCATCTGTGTGTGAAAACTCTCAGAGCTGGAACGGTCTTGGCTTCACCAATGTGATTGTTGGGGCAGTGCAGGAGGTGGAACAGATAAGAAAGATCAGGTTGCTAGTGAGCTCAGCCAACATCAAGGCAAGAGTAAACAGCCAACAGCTGCTTGGTAGCGGAACTGGCAACAGATTGTAGGCGGGTTCACAGATGCGAGGAGTCTGGGCCGAATAGAGGGGCAGAGGGAAGGGCCAACCTTTGGCCTGATACCATTTCCGAGACTGCGTGTTTGCAGATGGGAAGGTGCAATGATGAGTGTGAGCTTTGGACACACACGAGAGTATCACGTGGGCTTCTTGGCCATGCCCCTTCCTGAGAAGAGGATCACAGGAAATCGGGTCAGGGCTCAGAGAGATGCCAGCTTATGAGTCCAGATCAGCATCTCTCTTCATGTCCAAACTCACATCTCCAGCCGTGTGACCCCAGGGTATCCAGACCCGTGTCTCCAGCTTGTGACCTGGGGCAAATCTCACGACCTCACAGCGCCTCCATTTTGCCCACAGTTGCTGGATTCACCAACCCCTTCCCTGCATGTTTCCTGCAGTTCTAACAGACATCCCAAGCTAGACCCATATTTTTTAGCTCCTCTCTTAAAACTTGAGCCTGCTACTCAGGAAGTCCAAGCTTATTGCTGAAGTCTTGCAACTAAGTACAAAAGTCAGTTCTTAAACTCATACCTGTGTCCTACCTGAACATTGGTCTCAGCTGAGTGCCACCACCACAGTTCATGTGCTTTCTCTAGCCATGGTCATGGTTGTCTCACCACAGAGCTCAGCACAGGCCACCTGCAAGTGCTGCTCATGCCTGGAGCAGAAGCCTGAGCCCTCTGGAACTTTCACTGCCTGTCTTTGGAAGAATCTGCTCCAATCTGTTGTTCTTCCTCCCAGTCTCCTCTGCTCGTTGTAGTTTGGGCTGAATCTGGCCACAGCAGAGTCAATTTGAGAAGCCATTGCAGGAATAAATTCAAGGAGAATGTGAGAATCAGTAGAGGACCTGAAGAACAGGAAGGTAAATTTGATGAACAAACAGTTGAATCAGGGTAAAAATTGCCCACTGTTGAAGAATACAAATGCCAAGATCCAAGAGGCCCAAAGGGTTCCAGCCAAAATAGACTCAAAAAGGAAGACTCCAAGACACATGCTCAGAATGACAAAATCCAAAGAACAGACAGTATGAAAAGCAGCCAGGTCAGATCAAGAACTTTGCAAAGGAAGATAAGCTTCGGGGCAGATCTGTCCAATGAGACTGTACCGGAGAGTGGAGAGAGATAGAACAAAACCTTCAAAGGAGAACATGAAGAACGCTCCGTCCAGTGAGATGATGGCTTCGATGTGAAGGAATAAGACAGTTTCAGGAACAGGCTGCATTTTAGGGGGTTCATGGCCTTGAAGCCTGTTTTGCAAGAAGCAGGAAAGGAGCTTCTTTAAGACAGGGCCAGCTTCCCAGCACGAGGCACCACACACATCACACATAAGTGGTCGCCGTCAGCAAGGTTCAAAAAACAGTCATGCAGTCGTCACTCAGCACAGACTCACTTTTTGGATTCATTCTCTGATACTTCTTGGGTGAGCAACCTGAAAGTTGTCCTGTGCTGCCAGCTGGAGGGGGCGGGGAGAGGGCATGCCATGGAGGGCTTGGTGCTGGGACACCGTGTACTGACATAGTCCCTTAGGGACCCTGTGATGCCTCAAAAGTGCTGCAGAACATGTTACAGATGAAGTAGTTTGCAGAGAATCCACTGGCAGAATCACCTGATGGAGCTATTTCCTCATAGAGAATCTAAATTTCTGCTTGATTAGAACAGGCTTTACTGGAAACTTACTGTTGTTCTATACTTTTAATTCTTGGGGCtagaaagagatagcacagcggggagggtacttgcctgacatgcagccaaccccatagggtcctctgaacccACTAAGagggatctctgagcagagccaggagcatcactgacatggcccccaaatacaaaaataaacaactacaGCTTGGATGCGTTTCTCCGTTTCTGTGAATCCAGATAAGTTGGAGTTTGCTCATCTATAGAGGCATCGTGGTTTTCTTTGACCCACAGATTAGCAACGATTTCCCAACGTTTTTCTGACCACAAAGACATTTTTTGTAAACAGCTTATAAGGaagcaaaaatatacatatttcacaTAAATCTGGACCAAAAACTGCACCTGATCCTGTGGTCCGGATCTGGGTCTGGGTGGTAAATGTCCCCCATCCTGAACAATTCCTCAAGTAAACTCGGCCTCGGTGAGCGAGTGTGAAGTCCCTGAGCTCCGTCCTCTTGACTTCCCACAGCTCTGGGGGACAGGACTTGTGCAGGAACAAAGAGCTCTCAGGGTCTTTGAAAGAGCGTCTTCAGTGCTCATGAGTAGTAGCATTGTCTAGGTGGGGACCCTCCGCAGCTGCTCTGCACCCCAGACTAATGTCAGAGTATTTGCAGGGCATGGTCTGGGCTTGATCAAAGTGCTTCACAAGGGTACAGTGAGGAATGCTGTAATGACATCACTCTGAGTGCCTCAGGCTCATAGCTGTAAAAATGAGGTGCCTCCGTGACTCTGCGGCAGCCGGTCACAAGCCTTTTCCTTGGTGCGGAGGCACTTGGGTGGGCAGACATGGTCACCCACACAGGAGACCTAGGCTGTCGTTTGCCAGTGATGTAGTGAAGAATTTTCTGCGTGTCCTGTTCCTCTCCCTCAGGACTTGGCTCTGCAACCAGAAGGAACGGGGAGCAGAGGGGAGGAGACCCTGAAAGCCGGCCAGGGGTCCCCTGGATGCGGCCGATTTCAGACCATGGACCTCAAGTCCAGCAGCTCCCGGAAGTACGTCTCCATCACCGTCCCGTCCCGGTCCCAGGCCATGTCCCCGCACATCAAGGCAGTGGATGACGTCGTGGTGCTGGGTGTGAACCTCAGCCGGTTCGACACGCTCTCACAGCTCCTCATCTGCGTTGCCGGGGTGTTCGTCTTCTACCTCCTCTATGGATACCTGCAGGTAACGGGTCCTTCCTGGGAACGGTGTTCCGATCCGAGGCTGTCCAAAGGCTTGATCTTCAGAGAAGCCTGGTTGGTTGCCAAAGTTGAGTTCTTCAGTTGAGTAGAAAGAGCATTTGTTAGGAGTTAGCGAGCCAAAACAGGGTATCAGGGTTCCAGAGGGAGGCACGTCGGGAACAGAGACCAGAGatggtgtgggaaaggggagctTAGGAACACCAAGTCCAGAATGTTTCTAGCCATCTAGGCTGGAGTTCAAGTCTGTGTTTGGGATCAAAAGAGAAAGATACAAGGGAAGGGCcgggagtgagagcacagcggggaggatgCTTATCTGCATGCAGAACccggttttgattcctggcatcccagatggtcccctgagcctcatccatgagagagccctgagcacgagccaagagtaatctctgagcatgaaTCCAGGAGTGAGCCCCTCAGCACCAGTGGTTGAGACCCACCCCATCAcccagaaaaagaaatctaattcAATATCTCTCTAGAAATTTTAACcatcaatttttatcttttcaaatttcacataaaatttttgtgggtttttttttctttttttggtgttcgggtcacacccagtggcacgcaGGGGccactcctaactctgtgctcagaagtcgctcctggcaggctcaggggaccctgtgggatgttgggattcaaaccggggtctgtcctgggttggccgcatgcaaggtagacaccctacctctgtgctttctATTGCTCAGGTCCTCACAGATTTTTGGTAGGCTTGTTTCTTTCATGCAGTGAGACCAGGTGGCCTTGTTATTGCACCCCCTAGTGGCTAGTTGATCGTGAGAGACTCTCCCCCATATGTCCTCCCTCCGATCACTCCTAAAGAGACAGATTGCGCCCTCAGCCACACCCCAGGGGCTGACTTGGAGGAAGTGGGGCCCTGGTGGGGGCAGTTGCCCGATAGCTGCCTTCCTGCCTTGCTCCAGTGGGGGCGCCAAGGAGGGCTCCAGGGCCCTGCCCTGACGGTCTGGCCTCATCATACCTCGGCAGGAGCTCATCTTCTCCATGGAGGGGTTCAAGCCCTACGGCTGGTACCTCACGCTAGTGCAGTTTGCCTTCTACTCCGTGTTCGGCCTCGTCGAGCTGCAGCTTATCTCCGACAGGCGGCGCAGGTGCGTGGGCCACGACGGGTACGGGGACACGAGGTTCTGTCCCTTTGTGTCCACAAGAAATAGGGGTTTTCGGGTCGGAGGCCTGGTCAGTGTTTGCCAGCACAGCTGAGTGAGAGAACACCCAACGTGGCATTTCCATTATGCGCTGAATAAACAAGTGCTtgttctgtctctctcactcgatctctctccatctctttctctctccctctttccccctagccccatctctctctccctacctTTGTGCCTTCTTATGGAGCAGACACTATTCCTGTGACATTTTTCCTTTTGGACACATCGCTGGAGTAGGTGCGTCCCCCGAGACCGAACATATCACTAACATCAGAGAAACGAGGAGGATTCTCAGTTCCTAGAATACCCTATTAGGGCCCTGTATCAGCCATCCCCACCCAAACTGGTCCCGGACACCTTCCCGAGGGGACCCAGAGTCACAGAGAGTGGACCCCGTGAGCCCTCCTGGTGCTGTACATTTAGCCACCGAACATCTCCAAGCTTTGCTAGATGGACTTTAGAGAAAATTCCTGACTGACTATTATCAGAATCAAGGGACCTTAAAGCAGATGTTCCAGGGGCGACCCAATGCCCAGAGTTTTGGGGTGAAGACACTTACCTGGCATGTGGCCAGAACCAGTTTCAGACTCCCACACCCCATGTGtttcaccaagcactgccaggagtgacccccaagcacaacAAAGTGTGGCCCTGAAACCAGAATAACTAGTGCCTGTGGGTTTTCATGGTCCCCGAAGACATGGTCTTGTGATGGGGGTCATAGTGTAAGTGGCGACTTCCGAGGCCTTTGCCCTCGGTGTCACATGTGTGAATGCTTCAGACCCTCTGGGCAGTCCTGTCGCCCCAGAGGCTGCAGCACCTTTGTGTCTGACTTGATGCTCCCTTCACCTTCACCCCATAGTACATCAGACGGTGCCCCCTTTCTCTCAATAAATGTTCCTGGTGTTTACCAGGAGAATTAGCTTGTTGGGTTTTCTGGCTCCTCACTGGGCTCAGATCCTTCCTCCCAACCTGTTCCTACCCACCAGGTTGTCCCAGGCAGGCCCAATGAGTCGAGCCAGGGTTGAGGAGGAGGAAGCCAGGGCTAGAGCTGTGGGCACTGGGTGGGCCTCAGCGGGAAAGATCGCGTGTGTTCAAGTGTAGGCACGAGCAGGGCCTGTGTGAGGCCAGCTCTGTCCCCCTCCACGGCTCCTGCCACACCCCTGCACATACACACCCCGCCTTCTGGTCCCCCACATTTATGGCTCAGAACAGGAAGGCCAGACACTGCCCTGAAGGGAGCGTGTCCCAGAGCCAAGCGGGAGGGAAGCGTTGTGAAGCATCAGCGCTCAGCGTGTCCAGAAACATGAGCATGGCCGGCCTGTGCACATCGAGCACACGGAGTCACGCGGGAGCCCACGAACTCCCCGGGGCCGGCCCGAGTGAGTCTGTCATTCGCAGAATCCCGGGAAGAACCTACGTGCTCATCGCGTTCCTGACTGTGGGCACCATGGGGCTGTCCAACACCTCCCTGGGCTACCTCAACTACCCCACGCAGGTCATCTTCAAGTGCTGCAAGTTGATCCCCGTCATGCTCGGAGGCGTCTTGATCCAAGGTCAGTAGCAAGGCTTTTGTCCCGGGGACGAGGGACGGTCCCTTCTCGGCTTCCTGAGGGCCTCGGAGCAAGGAGCCCGGAGAAACTAAGGCCCGGCGCTATGCCTCTGTGTTCTCTTCCCCGGGGCCTCACGTTTCCAGAAGTGCTGGTCATGCTTCCCGTGGGCCCGAAAAGCTCCTCCCTCTCAGTCCTGAGTTGAGCTACGTCCTTGGCAGCTCCACTGCCCACAGAATGCTGGGAGGCCCCAGTCCTGTAGTACACGCCCTCTCCGGCCCACCACCTCCTGTCCAGATGCAGCTTAGATCTGCTGGCCACACCCTGGGAACATCGGCTTGGGCCCCTGAGACCCCCACACAGGGTGGGCTCCTTCCCCGCCCTCAAAGAGTGACCTGCGAGGCAACAGGGTGAGCCCAGGTCTCACAGATGGACCAGCCCTGCCTGATGCTGCCATGCTGTACATGGTGGTTTCACTCAGTGTCCACCACCTGCCTGCCCGGCGTGCCACGTTCCTGTCCCCAGGTGGCCCCTGACCCCCTGACCCACTATGGCCCCACTGACCGCTCTTCCCTCAGGGAAACGCTATAATCTTGCTGACGTGTCTGCTGCCCTGTGCATGAGCCTGGGGCTTATCTGGTTTACGCTGGCCGACAGTACCGTCGCCCCCAACTTCAACCTGACAGGTGAGGAGCCCTGGACCCGTCGCACCAGCCCTAAGGGAAGAACCGCCACCTGGAAGTATCTTCTGGGTCACTTGACATTGGGCAATGTTTCTGACTGGCCCTCTGAGACTCTCCACCCATGTCGGGACAGACCCACCCGATTCCCTGGAAGAGTCTGTCCGCCCTGTCCATAGAGCGCTGTGTGATGCTGGACCAGACTGGAatgctgcccccccccaccccgagtCAGAGTTCCAGCACCCCCGAAGCCTGTGCATTTTTTGGCGCACCTGCTGGCCTGAGATTTACCACCACGACTCCAGCTCAGCACTTGCATGCACAGGGACTTGCCGCTCATCTCTTGCCTCTCACCTCTCACCTCTCTCACTGCACACCAGGCCTCAACGCGTGTCTAGAACATTAGAGGAGCATGCACCGAGTCGTTTTCAGGGCTCCTAAAGAAACGGCCTGTTGCCTACTCCATGTTCTTCCATGCAGGCCAGCCCATGGGGATCTGGTGGTCTGGGCACATGGGCACTGCTCTCTGCCCTTCTCTGCCACCCTGTTGTCACAGCTCAGGTGTTTCCAGAAAACCAGGTACCTTAGGATGATTTTGTTGGCAAGTCAGTCACAATGGCAGGTCAGGGCTGTTGTGAGCAGTGGGTCCCCTATAGAATTCCACACATCTGGTTCCACACATTTGGCAAgtccctctcccccccaccccacccccatcctttTCCCAGAAACCTGTGGATGTGGCAGAGCATGTCGTGTCCGTGAAAGTTTCAGGAGATACGCAAGGAACATGCTTAgcctgtgcttggggaccatagtgCCCATGTCTGTCCTGTGTGTCCCTGGACCCTTGGGCCTGCTTTAGGGTCCCCGCCTGGGTCTTTTTTGGGGACTGACTCAGCACCCAGCCCACAGGTCTTGGGAGTTCCTCCCTGTTCAGTGACACCGCAATAGGGATGAGATGGCAGCTGCCTGGCCTGGCACAGACACACGCGGGAACCAGGCAGCAGGGCAGGGGTCTGTGCCAAGTTCCCACGGCCCTGACATTCTCACGCCCTCCTACCCAGGGGTCATCCTCATCTCCCTCGCACTCTGTGTGGACGCCGTCATCGGGAACGTGCAAGAGAAAGCCATGAAGCTGCACAGTGCATCCAACTCGGAGATGGTGAGTGCCCCATGCCCCACACAACAGCTGCCTCCAGGAGAGAAGGAACTGCACACACAGGGGAAGAGCCTGGGCTGGGCTCCCTGGTGCCTCCAGTGCTCCAAGTCCTGTCATTTCTCAAGGCCCCCTTTCGTCTGAGCAACCCCAAAGCACTAGAATGGCAGTACACAGGTGCACATTGCTGACAGCTCCATACCACATCTCTAGTGTCACCCACAAGCCCACACCGAAAACACCACATCAGGACTGCACGTTGGGCGGTGTTGATTATTGCCCTGCTGGCCTGGGCTCGAGCACCCAATGGGCTTCAAAGAATGGCACCAGACTTCCTCAAGACTGGGCAGATAATCCCCATTATCAGGCCAAATTCCTGGCCACTCCTGCTCTAACACGGAACTCAGACTTGAATCTGGCATTACTTGGGTGCCCGTGTGCAGGGCCAGTCAGGCAGGAGCCCAACAGCCAGGAGGGGCAGGTGGAGAGTCCATGCCCTGGGCCGCTCTCAGGTCTCCTCCTGTCCTAGGTTCTCTACTCTTACTCTCTGGGCTTCCTCTACATCTTCCTGGGACTCGCCTGCACCCGTGGACTGGGCCCGGCCATGGCATTCTGTGCCCAGGTAAAGTTCCAGTGCTCCCGACCTCGGGTACCTCCCGCCTCCCGCCTGGTCCTGCCCCACCCGCGCTGCTCTCAGCCAGTCCTCCAGGCACCACTCGCTCACAGGCTACCGGTGGAGGTCCTGTGCTCCCTGCTGCCCTGTAGTTGGTCTAAGCTCTGCACTGGGTGGAAGTGGAGGATCTTGATTTCACTGTTTTCTGTGGAATCAGAACTGATTGAGACTGCTTGGCCGCCTTGGGGACAGAGGCCCTCGTGCGGCTGCTCACACTTTGCTGGAACCCCGTGCTGTCCCGTCCTGTTTGTTGCAGCACCCGGTCCGCACCTATGGCTAcgcctttctcttctccctcaccGGCTACTTCGGGGTCTCCTTTGTGCTGGCGCTGATTAAAATTTTCGGCGCACTGGTCGCTGTGACAGGTAAGGAAGCGGCAGACGGGCTGAGCCGGGGAACGTTCACCCCAGCGTCTCCAACGGGCTTTCTGGAAGGAGGCGTCCGACAGACCCGAGAGAATCCCCTTGGGCTCTGAGTCCCCTTCAGTTGCTCAGGGAAATGGTGCTCCATCTTCATTCTTTGAATTTCAGCTAATTTCTGAATTAAGTTTCTGTTTCATTTCTTGAAGAAAGTGTGTTTTTAATGACCTTCTGCTCACTAAAGAGCAGTTGGTGAGGACTGACTGTGTTAGTTGAggccagagcgagagcacagtAGGGCgagcgttgccttgcatgcgactgatccaggttcaatccaggtatcccatagggtcccccaagcctgccaagagtaagccctgagcactgccgggtgtggtccaaaaaaacaaaataaaaactgtgcTGGGATAGACATCTTCAGAGTTGGGGATGGTCACCTGCATCCTCTTCCATTGTCCCTGAGAATCCCGGTTTGGCTCCTCAGGGATTTGGCATCTGTACTAATATATACTGTAATCACCTGGCTGGTGTTGGGCATGGCGGGACCCTCATCCCGGGGTGAGTCACCTCAATCCCCGGAGCCTCCTGGCTAAGTTTGTATCCTCATGGGTGGCTGCTTTCTCTGCCTGCCATGGCGTGGGTCCAGGAGCTCATCCTCTGTGCCCAGATCCACCGGGATCCCCTGTGCCCCGCAGCAGTACTTGTCTCCCCAAAGTGAGGGTCTGGTGTGTCCCCACCGCACTCGGAGGAGCAGACTCCGGTGGTCTGGCTCTGCGCTGGCTCTTGCACCTCTGGCCAGCCTGGCTGGGGAAGGTTCAGGCCCAGCCCAGCCCCCACTGACCAGCGTCTCTCCCACAGTGACCACAGGCAGGAAGGCCATGACCATTGtgctctccttcctcttcttcgcAAAGCCCTTCTCTTTTCAGTAAgtaaccaccaccaccccacccccatctcccttctcttctgtctctccatCGCTCCCATCTCTCATAGGCTTCCCACTTCTCAGTCATGGCTGAGGTCTTGTGTTAATTACTGGCCAAACACTTTCCCAACTTAGGCGACAGGCTAAGGCTGAGGcttctcttccccctcccttGACCGGGCCAGGCGTTGCCCCCTGGGCTGGGACCAGCAGAGAAGGCTCATGCCCGGGACTCACTCGTTGAACTCCTACATATCCCTGTCCCCTCCACTCCTTCCACTGTGCCTTCCACTGTCCACTGCTCCGGCTACTAGGGGTCCTCTGAGCATATCGGATACATGGAGCTGTCCAgcctacaaacatgcttgtgttCCAGGGTATGAGATACAAGTCCCTGTGGAACAGCACTTGAGACCTACATGTCCTCAGATAATCTGGGGGCATCTCAGCTGGgccactgagaagcttctgtccTCTTCcctgcccctccctccctccctctttccctccctccctccctccttctctctctcctccctccctccctctttccctccctctctctgtgtctctgtctgtctgtctgtctgtctgtctgtctgtctctctctctctctctctctctctctctctctctctctctctctctctctctctctctctctctcaattggCCCTCAGGTGTGGGTCCAAGACATTATCCCTAATGTTCTCTCCGTGTCCTTTCCAGGTACATCTGGTCAGGTTTGCTGGTTGTCCTCGGCATCTTCCTCAACGTTTACAGCAAAAACAGGGACCGGCTGCCACTGCCATCCTTCTGTGACCTCATTACCCGGACCATGGCCGTGAGGAGGTCGCGGCTGCTGACACAGACTGTCtaactgggaccagagcactcagGGCAAGCTGTTGCCGTGGGCCTGCACATGTGAGGGAGCACTTTGCGTGGGAGCACCGTGTGTGCCCCAGCCACTAACTGTGGCTCTGGAGTGGGAGGACCTCGCCAGAACAGGCCAGGTCGAGGTGGACGCAGTGGCACTGGAAGGAGGCGGATACAGACTCTCTCCCGTCTTCATTCCCTCGGGTGGTGTTTACTCCGATTCTCTGTTGTGAGAGTGAAGTAATTTAAGTCTAAAGAGGAtaatttgataataataataataataataaaaatgattctgtgatttttttaaataaaaaagaatgcattCACTGAATTTTCTCAGCATGGCCGgagcgagagcacagtggggagggagggcatttgccttgcacagggccaacacaggtttggtccctgacagtccttagggttccccaagcactaccaggcgtgattcctgagcatagagccagaagtaactcctgagcactgccaggtgtgccaccctcccccccaaaataaaagacaactaagatggggctggagcaaggaaggcatttgccttgcacacactgacccgggttcaatccccggtatcccatatggtcccctgagcctgctgggagtaatttctgagcacagccaggaggaacccgagtgctgtcaggtgtggcaaaaaaaataaaactaagtgaTGCTGGGTTGGTGGGTGGAATGATGACAGTGACTATGATGGTGGGCTGTGGGAGATGGTGTTACGAATTGTCATGGTGGTGTTAGTAATGGAGACGATGGTCGTCACGGTGATGGTCCAAGTcatgatgatggtgatggtgaggCAGTGGTGACGGTGGTCGTCATGGTGATGGTCCAAGTCATGATGGTGACGATGATGTAGTTGATGGTGGCAGTGCTAGTGATTGATGCAGAGGGTGGTGATGTTGGTGGTTAccatgatggtgatggtgatcgTCGTCGTGATGAGGATGAGGATAAGGATGCTGCTGAGAATTGGGAGTGCTCTGTGGTCCACATGAGGACCGTCCTGATCGTGACGATGCCCGTCACGTTGGAAGTCAATGGCAGTGACTCCGGGGAGACTCCATAGCTCCAGCTTTCCTTGGCCCGTTCCAAGTTGTTGAGTTAGAGGGGACCATCCCCACTCGTGTGGCCCGTTGTTTTGTCAGTCGCACTCACACACaatcacacgcacacacacgtgcacacagaaagagaaaaacaaatgagcTCCCAGCACTCCGTTCATGTCAGAACTCAACAGCTTGAGTAGCACAAATATTCCGCagtcagtcatgaaaagaaatttttaataataaatacctAACAATTAATGGGCTGGTAGCCGCGCTTGTCTTCGGGGCATGCTATCTAATTTCCTGGCAATGTTTCATATCCTTACTTTTCACACTGCAACAGTCTATCATTAAAACCAAATGCAGGTTtctatcacttttatttatttttcaaatcaacTTATAAATCAGTGCCAGGCCTTGTTACAGATGAGCTCCAATAAATTATCGGCTGTGGACAAATTCTGAATGTTAAACAgcccttcccttccccccacGGCTCCC from Suncus etruscus isolate mSunEtr1 chromosome 18, mSunEtr1.pri.cur, whole genome shotgun sequence encodes the following:
- the SLC35B3 gene encoding adenosine 3'-phospho 5'-phosphosulfate transporter 2 isoform X1 produces the protein MDLKSSSSRKYVSITVPSRSQAMSPHIKAVDDVVVLGVNLSRFDTLSQLLICVAGVFVFYLLYGYLQELIFSMEGFKPYGWYLTLVQFAFYSVFGLVELQLISDRRRRIPGRTYVLIAFLTVGTMGLSNTSLGYLNYPTQVIFKCCKLIPVMLGGVLIQGKRYNLADVSAALCMSLGLIWFTLADSTVAPNFNLTGVILISLALCVDAVIGNVQEKAMKLHSASNSEMVLYSYSLGFLYIFLGLACTRGLGPAMAFCAQHPVRTYGYAFLFSLTGYFGVSFVLALIKIFGALVAVTVTTGRKAMTIVLSFLFFAKPFSFQYIWSGLLVVLGIFLNVYSKNRDRLPLPSFCDLITRTMAVRRSRLLTQTV
- the SLC35B3 gene encoding adenosine 3'-phospho 5'-phosphosulfate transporter 2 isoform X2 translates to MDLKSSSSRKYVSITVPSRSQAMSPHIKAVDDVVVLGVNLSRFDTLSQLLICVAGVFVFYLLYGYLQELIFSMEGFKPYGWYLTLVQFAFYSVFGLVELQLISDRRRRIPGRTYVLIAFLTVGTMGLSNTSLGYLNYPTQVIFKCCKLIPVMLGGVLIQGKRYNLADVSAALCMSLGLIWFTLADSTVAPNFNLTGVILISLALCVDAVIGNVQEKAMKLHSASNSEMVLYSYSLGFLYIFLGLACTRGLGPAMAFCAQVKFQCSRPRVPPASRLVLPHPRCSQPVLQAPLAHRLPVEVLCSLLP